The Triticum aestivum cultivar Chinese Spring chromosome 3A, IWGSC CS RefSeq v2.1, whole genome shotgun sequence genome includes a region encoding these proteins:
- the LOC123061578 gene encoding probable isoprenylcysteine alpha-carbonyl methylesterase ICME isoform X2, translating to MPPARPTSSRASPSPCSSTSGYRWMRQLLALAIYAILLMPGFLQVGYYYFFSSQVRRSIVYGEQPRNRLDLYIPKDNRRPCPVVAFVTGGAWIIGYKAWGALLGRRLAERGIIVACIDYRNFPQGTISDMVSDASQGISFVCNNIASYGGDPNQIYLMGQSAGAHISACALMEQAVKESSGQPISWSVTQINAYFGLSGGYNIHNLVDHFHQRGLNRSIFLSIMEGEESLSRYSPEIVVKESSARTIALLPRIFLMHGTDDYSIPSSSSRTFVDVLQQAGAQATLLLYEGKTHTDIFIQDPLRGGRDPLVEDVFSVIYADDATCRNAASAPTPRRLVFEWQLQLARWISPF from the exons CTGCTCCAGTACCTCGG GTTACCGCTGGATGAGGCAGCTTCTTGCCCTCGCAATCTATGCCATTCTACTTATGCCAGGTTTTTTGCAAG TTGGATATTACTATTTCTTTTCAAGTCAGGTTCGTAGAAGTATAGTTTATGGAGAACAACCGAGAAACAG GTTGGATTTGTATATACCCAAAGATAATAGAAGACCCTGTCCCGTGGTGGCCTTTGTAACTGGTGGGGCCTGGATTATTGG TTACAAGGCATGGGGTGCCCTTCTTGGCAGGCGGTTGGCTGAGAGAGGAATCATAGTTGCTTGCATTGATTATAG AAATTTTCCTCAAGGAACAATAAGTGACATGGTTAGCGATGCTTCTCAGGGGATCTCATTCGTGTGTAACAACATTGCTAGTTATGGAGGTGATCCTAATCA GATCTACTTGATGGGTCAGTCAGCAGGAGCACATATTTCAGCATGTGCCCTAATGGAACAGGCAGTAAAAGAGTCTAGCGGACAGCCCATTTCTTGGAGTGTTACACAAATCAACGCATACTTTGGTTTATCTGGAGG ATACAACATCCATAATTTGGTCGACCATTTCCATCAGCGTGGTCTGAACCGTTCAATATTTCTCAG TATAATGGAGGGAGAAGAATCATTGTCACGTTATTCTCCTGAAATTGTTGTCAAGGAGTCAAGTGCCCGGACCATAGCTCTACTTCCTCGTATCTTTCTTATGCATGGAACAGATGATTATTCAATACCATCATCTTCCAG TCGAACTTTTGTAGACGTCCTTCAACAAGCTGGTGCCCAGGCCACATTATTATTGTACGAAGGGAAAACACATACAGATATATTTATACAG GATCCTCTTAGGGGTGGAAGGGATCCTTTGGTTGAAGATGTCTTTTCTGTTATTTATGCCGATGATGCAACTTGCCGAAATGCAGCTTCTGCGCCAACTCCAAGGCGCCTGGTTTTTGAGTGGCAATTGCAGTTGGCCCGTTGGATTAGTCCCTTCTAG